The following proteins are encoded in a genomic region of Haloarcula marina:
- a CDS encoding HalOD1 output domain-containing protein: protein MNERDDGVPDRDRHGGVPDHDVPSAWRQTAQRHYDPEEGTEFVTEIVAAIAAAREVGLHEVKSPPLYECIDAPALERTFFESPAHRFQYEDGAVEFRYAEFLVRVQNDGWITVFAAGEDAS, encoded by the coding sequence ATGAATGAGCGCGACGACGGCGTCCCAGACCGGGACCGACACGGCGGCGTTCCGGACCACGACGTGCCGTCGGCGTGGCGACAGACGGCCCAGCGACACTACGACCCCGAGGAGGGGACCGAATTCGTCACGGAAATCGTCGCGGCCATCGCGGCGGCCCGGGAGGTCGGCCTTCACGAGGTGAAGTCGCCGCCGCTGTACGAGTGTATCGACGCACCCGCGCTCGAACGGACGTTCTTCGAGAGTCCAGCACACCGGTTCCAGTACGAGGACGGCGCGGTCGAATTCCGGTACGCGGAGTTTCTCGTCAGGGTGCAAAACGACGGCTGGATTACCGTCTTCGCGGCAGGCGAAGACGCGAGCTAA
- a CDS encoding complex I NDUFA9 subunit family protein: protein MDVLVVGGTGFVGQYLCRELDDRGHEVTALSRNPHDADLPTGVTRKEGDVTDYDSIEGAFEGKDAAVFLPALTPLFEPDGGNEMHDVVHYQGTKNALRAAEEHGVTRFLQMSALGADPNGPTHYLRAKGKAEEAVRDSDREWVVFRPSIVFGDGDEFGYFTKRLKQIFAPGVPLYPLPGGGEKAHFQLIWVKDLVPMLADALEDDEHVGQTYEVGGPEVLSLRAATELVYEAEGKSVTIVPLPMPLAKVGLPVLGALGFPMGGDQYEGLDFDNTPSHNDIDAFGVDPDSMKTYGEYLGVA from the coding sequence ATGGACGTACTCGTCGTCGGCGGGACCGGATTTGTCGGACAGTACCTGTGTCGAGAACTCGACGACCGCGGCCACGAGGTGACCGCGCTGTCGCGGAACCCACACGACGCCGACCTCCCGACGGGCGTGACCCGCAAGGAGGGCGACGTGACCGACTACGACAGCATCGAAGGGGCCTTCGAGGGGAAAGACGCCGCCGTCTTCCTCCCCGCACTCACCCCGCTGTTCGAACCCGACGGCGGCAACGAGATGCACGACGTGGTCCACTATCAGGGGACGAAAAACGCCCTCCGGGCCGCCGAGGAACACGGCGTCACTCGGTTCCTCCAGATGAGCGCGCTCGGCGCGGACCCGAACGGCCCCACCCACTATCTCCGCGCGAAGGGGAAAGCCGAGGAGGCGGTCAGGGATTCGGACCGCGAGTGGGTCGTCTTCCGGCCCTCCATCGTCTTCGGCGACGGCGACGAGTTCGGCTACTTCACGAAGCGCCTGAAGCAGATATTCGCGCCCGGCGTTCCGCTGTACCCGCTCCCCGGCGGCGGCGAGAAGGCCCACTTCCAACTCATCTGGGTGAAGGACCTCGTCCCGATGTTGGCCGACGCCCTCGAGGACGACGAACACGTCGGACAGACCTACGAGGTCGGCGGTCCCGAGGTGCTGTCCCTGCGGGCGGCCACGGAACTCGTCTACGAGGCCGAAGGGAAATCCGTCACCATCGTCCCCCTCCCGATGCCGCTGGCGAAAGTCGGCCTGCCCGTCCTGGGCGCACTCGGATTCCCGATGGGCGGCGACCAGTACGAGGGACTCGATTTCGACAACACCCCCAGCCACAACGACATCGACGCGTTCGGTGTCGACCCCGACTCGATGAAGACGTACGGGGAGTATCTGGGCGTCGCGTAG
- the cofG gene encoding 7,8-didemethyl-8-hydroxy-5-deazariboflavin synthase subunit CofG: MIPGADAYGIDLSLSEDDVERLLSVTPADVSAAEELSYCRNVFVPLTTACRYTCTYCTYYDPPGQATLMTPAEIRETCREGAAAGCTEALFTFGDDPDDRYTELYAQLSELGHDTIHEYLREACEIALEEGLLPHANPGDQTREQMETVADLNASMGVMLETTAEVQAHGGPRAKNPGQRLATIRTAGELGVPFTTGILVGLGEDWRDRAESVLAIREMHERYGHVQEVIVQPVVENERWRDGSPDLATMRRVTAMARAGLPEEVSVQVPPNLAPARELTDCGIDDLGGVSPVTVDHINPEYEWPALRELRAVADAAEVPLRERLPVYERFADDGWLTPPIEAAIDADDGAGRRFRAVLERGENPVTI; the protein is encoded by the coding sequence GTGATTCCCGGGGCCGACGCGTACGGTATCGACCTGTCTCTGTCCGAGGACGACGTGGAGCGACTGCTTTCGGTGACCCCAGCAGACGTTTCGGCGGCCGAGGAACTCTCGTACTGTCGGAACGTGTTCGTCCCGCTGACGACGGCCTGCCGGTACACCTGCACCTACTGCACGTACTACGACCCGCCGGGACAGGCCACGCTGATGACGCCCGCGGAGATACGCGAGACGTGCCGCGAGGGGGCCGCCGCGGGGTGTACGGAGGCGCTCTTTACCTTCGGCGACGACCCCGACGACCGCTACACCGAACTGTACGCCCAACTCTCGGAGTTGGGCCACGACACCATCCACGAGTACCTCCGCGAGGCCTGCGAAATCGCGCTCGAAGAGGGGTTGCTCCCGCACGCCAACCCCGGCGACCAGACGCGCGAGCAGATGGAGACGGTGGCGGACCTCAACGCCTCGATGGGCGTGATGCTGGAGACGACGGCCGAGGTGCAGGCCCACGGCGGCCCGCGTGCCAAGAACCCCGGCCAGCGACTCGCGACGATTCGGACCGCGGGGGAACTCGGCGTGCCCTTCACGACGGGCATCCTCGTCGGCCTCGGTGAAGACTGGCGGGACCGCGCCGAGAGCGTCCTCGCCATCCGGGAGATGCACGAACGGTACGGCCACGTACAGGAGGTCATCGTCCAACCGGTCGTCGAGAACGAGCGCTGGCGGGACGGCTCGCCGGACCTCGCGACGATGCGGCGCGTGACGGCGATGGCCCGCGCGGGACTGCCCGAGGAGGTGTCGGTTCAGGTCCCGCCGAACCTCGCGCCCGCCCGGGAGTTAACCGACTGCGGCATCGACGACCTCGGCGGCGTCTCGCCGGTGACCGTCGACCACATCAACCCCGAGTACGAGTGGCCCGCCCTGCGGGAACTGCGGGCCGTCGCCGACGCCGCCGAGGTTCCGCTCAGGGAACGCCTGCCGGTGTACGAGCGCTTCGCCGACGACGGGTGGCTCACCCCGCCCATCGAGGCCGCAATCGACGCGGACGACGGGGCGGGGCGGCGGTTCCGCGCGGTCCTCGAACGCGGCGAAAACCCGGTGACTATCTGA
- a CDS encoding Lrp/AsnC family transcriptional regulator, translated as MVTAYVMVKAHTGDADRLKNEIEAVDGVEEVHIVAGDVDLIAKVVVGSPAEVKDVAATHIQGVDGVEGTQTYIAMD; from the coding sequence ATGGTTACTGCATACGTCATGGTCAAAGCCCACACCGGAGACGCCGACCGCCTGAAGAACGAAATCGAAGCCGTCGACGGCGTCGAGGAGGTCCACATCGTCGCGGGAGACGTGGACCTCATCGCGAAAGTCGTCGTCGGAAGCCCCGCCGAAGTCAAGGACGTGGCCGCCACCCACATCCAAGGCGTCGACGGCGTCGAAGGCACCCAGACGTATATCGCGATGGACTAG
- the cofC gene encoding 2-phospho-L-lactate guanylyltransferase — MRVVVPVSGSDPKTRLSSVLTADERREFTEAMLADVLSALDTAGHAPEVVATAPVDADAPVAVDDRPLDSLVNGLLAAEDGALAVVMADLPLLTPDAVGRLFAPDADVVLAPGLGGGTNAFVCRHPDFRVDYHGASIRDHRRIADEVGGTLAEVDSRVLATDIDEPADLAEVLLHGDGVAADWLIDAGFELALDDGRVGITRE; from the coding sequence ATGCGCGTCGTCGTCCCCGTCTCGGGGTCGGACCCCAAAACGCGGCTTTCCTCCGTTCTCACGGCCGACGAGCGCCGCGAGTTCACCGAGGCGATGCTCGCGGACGTGCTGTCGGCGCTCGATACCGCTGGCCACGCTCCCGAAGTCGTCGCCACCGCGCCGGTCGACGCCGACGCGCCGGTAGCCGTCGACGACCGACCGCTGGACTCGCTGGTCAACGGCCTGCTTGCCGCCGAGGACGGGGCGCTGGCGGTGGTGATGGCGGACCTCCCCTTGCTCACGCCCGACGCCGTCGGCCGCCTGTTCGCGCCCGACGCGGACGTGGTGTTGGCCCCGGGACTCGGCGGCGGGACGAACGCGTTCGTCTGTCGCCACCCCGACTTTCGAGTCGACTACCACGGCGCGTCGATACGCGACCACCGACGCATCGCTGACGAGGTGGGGGGAACGCTCGCGGAAGTCGACTCGCGGGTGCTGGCGACCGACATCGACGAACCGGCCGACCTCGCGGAAGTGCTGTTGCACGGTGACGGCGTCGCCGCCGATTGGTTGATTGACGCGGGCTTCGAGTTGGCCCTTGACGACGGCCGGGTCGGCATCACCCGTGAGTGA
- a CDS encoding DUF5813 family protein, with protein MTDLPDDVRETFDRRDGFVPDGDGYALETTRFDGRVTASEGETWATNYAVTVRAPSLQASTADEVGPAVRDGWFETFERRLEDAPKATRVAVELDEYTVERDGEDVLVTYRFSLGGEREAADAAKAFVEYVEGTYVEGIVPGYDYVGTVAELMNSASTGGSEGTRGGTPL; from the coding sequence ATGACCGACCTCCCGGACGACGTGAGAGAGACCTTCGACCGCCGCGACGGATTCGTGCCCGACGGCGACGGGTACGCGCTGGAGACGACGCGCTTCGACGGGCGCGTGACCGCGAGCGAGGGCGAGACGTGGGCGACGAACTACGCGGTGACCGTCCGCGCGCCGTCGTTGCAGGCGTCGACGGCCGACGAGGTCGGACCGGCGGTCAGGGACGGGTGGTTCGAGACGTTCGAACGGCGTCTCGAAGACGCGCCGAAGGCCACCCGCGTCGCCGTCGAACTCGACGAATACACCGTGGAACGCGACGGCGAGGACGTGCTCGTCACCTACCGGTTCAGTCTCGGCGGCGAACGCGAGGCCGCCGACGCGGCGAAAGCGTTCGTAGAGTACGTCGAGGGGACCTACGTCGAAGGTATCGTCCCCGGGTACGACTACGTGGGGACGGTCGCGGAACTGATGAACTCGGCCAGCACGGGCGGCAGCGAGGGGACGCGCGGCGGGACGCCGCTGTAG
- a CDS encoding potassium channel family protein, translating into MRFVIVGAGRVGLRTARVLQESGHEVVLIEADEQAIERARTAGFEVIEGDGALEETLGAADLESADALGALTGDLNDNFVACMIAKEHGCRTVMRIDEDYREEIYRRYASEVDEVIYPERLGAIAAKNALLGGNIRAVADIAQHLQLVEFTITDSSPMNGYSLSELELPANAELLAHGKGEDPLTVPNPDETLELGDHVVILADFDTLADVRSIVVGDAGRATALGGA; encoded by the coding sequence ATGCGATTTGTTATCGTGGGTGCAGGACGCGTCGGCCTCCGGACCGCGCGCGTCCTCCAAGAGAGCGGTCACGAGGTCGTCCTCATCGAGGCCGACGAACAGGCCATCGAGCGCGCCCGCACCGCCGGGTTCGAGGTCATCGAGGGCGACGGCGCGCTCGAAGAGACGCTGGGGGCCGCCGACCTCGAATCCGCCGACGCACTCGGGGCGCTCACCGGCGACCTGAACGACAACTTCGTCGCCTGCATGATCGCGAAAGAACACGGCTGTCGGACAGTGATGCGCATCGACGAGGACTACCGCGAGGAGATTTACCGCCGCTACGCCTCGGAAGTCGACGAGGTCATCTACCCGGAACGACTCGGCGCTATCGCCGCGAAGAACGCCCTGTTGGGCGGGAACATCCGCGCCGTCGCCGACATCGCACAACACCTCCAACTGGTGGAGTTCACTATCACCGACTCCTCGCCGATGAACGGGTACTCGCTGTCGGAACTCGAACTGCCCGCCAACGCCGAACTGCTCGCCCACGGGAAAGGTGAGGACCCGCTGACGGTCCCCAACCCCGACGAAACGCTCGAACTGGGTGACCACGTGGTCATCCTCGCCGACTTCGACACGCTCGCCGACGTCCGGAGTATCGTCGTCGGCGACGCGGGTCGCGCAACCGCACTCGGAGGTGCATAA
- a CDS encoding DUF7344 domain-containing protein, whose product MDDDSTADEETLSVTHPAASDVSLPPREVLSLDYVYDALGHPRRRYLCYTLLEDTEWTLEELATKVAAWERDVPEQEVPPTSYEKAYASLYHAHVPKLVDDDIVTFEECTETIRPGPHAEQVLSALLGMGASVDANQEEHARSDMTDE is encoded by the coding sequence ATGGACGACGACAGTACGGCCGACGAGGAGACGCTCTCGGTCACGCATCCGGCGGCCAGCGATGTGTCACTCCCGCCGCGAGAAGTGTTGTCGCTCGACTACGTGTACGACGCGCTGGGCCATCCGCGTCGACGGTATCTGTGTTATACGCTGCTGGAGGACACGGAGTGGACGCTCGAAGAACTGGCGACGAAAGTCGCGGCGTGGGAACGAGACGTGCCGGAACAGGAGGTTCCGCCCACGAGTTACGAGAAGGCGTACGCCTCGCTGTATCACGCTCACGTCCCGAAGTTGGTCGACGACGACATCGTGACCTTCGAGGAGTGCACGGAGACGATACGCCCCGGACCGCACGCCGAGCAAGTCTTGTCGGCGCTCCTCGGGATGGGTGCGAGCGTCGACGCGAATCAAGAAGAACACGCCCGGAGTGACATGACCGATGAATGA
- a CDS encoding tubulin/FtsZ family protein, which yields MKLAMIGFGQAGGKIVDKFLEYDQNTNSGIVRSAVAVNTAKADLLGLNQIPEQNRVLIGQARVKGHGVGADNELGAEIAEEDIDEIQGAIDNIPVHEVDAFLVVAGLGGGTGSGGSPVIAKHLKRIYTEPVYGLGVLPGSDEGGIYTLNAARSFQTFVREVDNLMVFDNDAWRKTGESVEGGYDHINEEIVRRFGVLFGAGEVEAGDNIAESVVDSSEIINTLDGGGVSTVGYASEEVERSSNGGGLLSRFKGDDGGDDGMDTANTTNRITSLVRKAALGRLTLPCEIEGAERALLVMAGPPEHLNRKGIERGRKWLEEQTGSMEVRGGDYPTNAPKVAASILLAGVHNVPRIKELQQVAIEAQDNIDDIRQQSEDNLEQLVEDDEDELDPLF from the coding sequence ATGAAACTCGCGATGATCGGCTTCGGGCAGGCCGGTGGTAAAATCGTGGACAAATTCCTCGAGTACGACCAGAATACGAACTCGGGAATCGTCCGCTCTGCCGTGGCGGTCAACACGGCCAAAGCCGACCTGCTCGGACTGAACCAGATCCCGGAACAGAATCGAGTGCTCATCGGACAGGCCCGCGTGAAGGGCCACGGGGTGGGCGCAGACAACGAACTCGGCGCGGAAATCGCCGAAGAAGATATCGACGAGATTCAGGGTGCTATCGACAACATACCCGTCCACGAAGTCGACGCGTTCCTCGTCGTCGCTGGCCTCGGCGGCGGGACCGGGTCCGGCGGTTCGCCGGTCATCGCGAAACACCTGAAGCGCATCTACACCGAACCCGTCTACGGACTCGGCGTCCTCCCCGGCAGCGACGAGGGTGGCATCTACACCCTGAACGCGGCCCGGTCGTTCCAGACGTTCGTCCGGGAAGTGGACAACCTGATGGTGTTCGACAACGACGCGTGGCGCAAGACCGGCGAGTCCGTCGAAGGCGGCTACGACCACATCAACGAGGAAATCGTTCGCCGCTTCGGCGTCCTCTTCGGGGCCGGTGAAGTGGAGGCGGGCGACAACATCGCCGAGAGCGTCGTCGACTCCTCGGAGATCATCAACACGCTGGACGGCGGCGGCGTTTCCACCGTCGGCTACGCCTCCGAGGAGGTCGAACGCTCCTCGAACGGCGGCGGCCTGCTCTCGCGGTTCAAGGGCGACGACGGCGGCGACGACGGGATGGACACCGCCAACACGACCAACCGCATCACGTCGCTGGTCCGGAAGGCCGCGCTCGGCCGACTCACGCTCCCCTGTGAAATCGAAGGGGCCGAGCGCGCGCTCCTCGTCATGGCTGGCCCGCCCGAACACCTGAATCGGAAAGGCATCGAGCGCGGCCGCAAGTGGCTGGAGGAGCAGACCGGGTCGATGGAGGTCCGGGGCGGCGACTACCCGACGAACGCGCCGAAAGTCGCCGCGTCCATCCTGCTGGCTGGCGTCCACAACGTTCCGCGCATCAAGGAACTGCAGCAGGTCGCCATCGAAGCCCAAGACAACATCGACGACATCCGCCAGCAAAGCGAAGATAACTTGGAGCAGTTGGTAGAAGACGACGAAGATGAACTTGACCCACTGTTCTAA
- a CDS encoding Lrp/AsnC family transcriptional regulator, whose amino-acid sequence MVTAFIMIKTVAGKSEDLLAAVRESEGITEAHIVAGQYDIIAEASGEEVYDVMHSVATRVRDLEGVADTRTYICLE is encoded by the coding sequence ATGGTAACGGCATTCATCATGATAAAGACCGTCGCGGGGAAGTCAGAGGACCTCCTCGCGGCGGTCAGGGAGTCCGAGGGGATTACCGAGGCGCACATCGTCGCCGGGCAGTACGACATCATCGCCGAAGCCAGCGGCGAGGAAGTGTACGACGTGATGCACTCGGTGGCGACGCGCGTCCGCGACTTGGAGGGGGTGGCCGATACGCGGACCTACATCTGTCTGGAGTGA
- the tmk gene encoding dTMP kinase has protein sequence MLVTLEGLDGSGKTTARERLQADAALPDDAVFTREPTNSWYGEAVQRSIDDDGADSVAELFLYTADHAAHLADTVRPALAEGRLVVSDRYSDSRYAYQGATLAATDRFEDPLTYIREVHAPWTRPPDLTVYLDLDPEAAARRSGATNKFEAADYLADVRENYERLIEAEPERFVRVDAAADPDDVYDRVKTAILDRL, from the coding sequence ATGCTCGTCACGCTCGAAGGACTCGACGGGAGCGGAAAGACGACCGCTCGGGAGCGACTGCAGGCCGACGCCGCCCTCCCAGACGACGCCGTGTTCACCCGCGAACCCACGAACAGTTGGTACGGCGAGGCGGTCCAGCGCTCCATCGACGACGACGGCGCCGACTCGGTGGCGGAACTGTTTCTCTACACCGCCGACCACGCCGCCCACCTCGCCGACACGGTCCGGCCCGCCCTCGCCGAGGGTCGACTCGTCGTCTCGGACCGCTACTCCGACTCGCGCTACGCCTACCAGGGGGCGACGCTCGCCGCGACCGACCGGTTCGAGGACCCGCTGACCTACATCCGCGAGGTCCACGCGCCGTGGACCCGACCGCCGGACCTGACGGTCTATCTGGACCTCGACCCGGAAGCGGCGGCCCGCCGAAGCGGCGCGACGAACAAGTTCGAGGCGGCCGACTATCTGGCCGACGTGCGCGAGAACTACGAGCGACTCATCGAGGCGGAACCCGAGCGATTCGTCCGGGTCGACGCCGCCGCCGACCCCGACGACGTGTACGACCGCGTGAAAACGGCGATTCTCGACCGCCTGTGA